A single region of the Salicibibacter cibi genome encodes:
- a CDS encoding iron chelate uptake ABC transporter family permease subunit: protein MQARWIFTLLIAASVVLIATYMFIGLSPEGWDYALPRRGRSVTAIIIVGASIAFSTMIFQTITNNRILTPSIIGLDSLYILVQTSLIFFIGTVGFATVSQGANFIVSIIIMVLFALLLYVLLFRGEQQNIYFLLLVGIVFGTLFSSLSTFMQVLIDPNEYLTIQNQMFASFSNINEDLLWLSIIILILTTIYVWPYLKYLDALSLGRDQAINLGVPYDHVIRRFLVVIAIMVSVSTALVGPIMFLGLLVVNVAREVVRSFKHTHLIHTSILVSVIALVGGTLVVERVFVYAAPLSVIINFVGGTYFIYLLLRGSKSK from the coding sequence ATGCAGGCTAGATGGATCTTTACCTTACTTATTGCTGCCTCCGTCGTACTGATCGCTACGTATATGTTTATTGGCCTTAGCCCTGAAGGCTGGGATTATGCACTTCCGAGAAGAGGGAGAAGTGTGACCGCGATTATCATTGTCGGTGCCTCTATTGCGTTTTCGACAATGATTTTCCAAACGATTACCAATAACCGAATTTTGACCCCGAGCATCATCGGGTTGGATTCGCTGTATATCCTTGTGCAAACGTCCCTGATATTTTTTATCGGCACAGTCGGATTTGCAACCGTGAGCCAAGGCGCAAATTTCATCGTTTCGATCATCATCATGGTTTTATTCGCCTTGTTGCTATACGTGTTATTATTTCGAGGCGAACAACAGAACATTTACTTTCTGTTGCTCGTTGGGATTGTATTCGGAACGCTGTTTTCAAGTTTGTCCACGTTTATGCAAGTGCTTATTGATCCGAATGAATATTTAACAATCCAGAATCAGATGTTTGCAAGCTTCAGCAACATTAATGAAGATCTTTTATGGCTTTCGATCATCATCCTCATCCTTACGACAATCTATGTCTGGCCGTACCTTAAATACCTGGATGCGCTATCGCTCGGCAGAGATCAAGCCATCAATTTGGGCGTCCCTTATGATCATGTGATACGCAGATTCTTGGTTGTCATTGCGATCATGGTCTCGGTGTCAACCGCGCTTGTCGGCCCAATCATGTTTCTGGGATTACTCGTTGTGAACGTTGCCAGAGAGGTTGTTCGTTCATTTAAACATACACACTTAATCCATACTTCGATTCTCGTCAGCGTGATCGCCCTCGTCGGCGGAACGTTAGTCGTTGAGCGGGTGTTTGTTTATGCTGCACCACTCAGTGTCATCATTAACTTCGTCGGCGGAACGTATTTTATCTACCTGTTATTAAGGGGGAGCAAAAGCAAATGA
- a CDS encoding ABC transporter permease: protein MRIKYLLPLLIVLSITSLFIGVQEISPADIFNLNDEQVQTILISRIPRLISIVIVGVSLSVCGLIMQQLTQNKFVSPTTAGTMDWARLGILVAILVFSQSGTLERMFVAMLFALFGTFLFMKILERIRYKNVIFVPLVGLMLGSVVEAITTFFAYQYDLMQSLSSWMQGSFSLVVRGNYEILYIGIPLVIIAFLFANRFTVAGMGRDFSANLGMNYNRIMNAGLFIVAIITATVVVTIGSIPFLGLIIPNIVSIMKGDNLKNSLPHTALFGAIFLLVCDILGRVIIYPYEVPIGLMVGIIGSAIFLYLLLRRNAHAG, encoded by the coding sequence ATGAGAATAAAATACTTACTGCCACTGCTCATTGTTTTATCGATTACATCCCTATTTATCGGCGTGCAGGAGATATCACCAGCCGACATTTTCAACCTCAATGACGAACAGGTTCAGACCATTCTTATCAGCCGAATTCCGCGTTTGATAAGTATTGTCATTGTCGGTGTTAGCTTGAGTGTTTGCGGGCTGATCATGCAGCAGCTCACACAGAACAAATTTGTTTCTCCCACAACTGCCGGAACGATGGATTGGGCGCGACTCGGCATTCTTGTCGCGATCCTCGTGTTCTCGCAATCGGGTACGTTGGAGCGAATGTTCGTTGCCATGCTGTTTGCCCTCTTTGGAACGTTCCTTTTCATGAAAATTTTGGAACGTATCCGTTATAAAAATGTGATTTTCGTTCCGCTGGTCGGTCTGATGCTCGGCAGCGTTGTCGAAGCCATTACGACATTTTTTGCCTATCAATATGACTTGATGCAAAGCCTGTCTTCTTGGATGCAAGGGAGTTTTTCGCTTGTCGTCAGGGGGAACTATGAGATTTTGTATATCGGCATTCCGCTTGTGATCATTGCCTTCTTATTCGCCAACCGCTTTACGGTGGCCGGGATGGGGCGAGATTTTTCTGCCAATTTGGGGATGAACTACAATCGGATTATGAACGCCGGGTTATTCATCGTCGCGATTATTACGGCAACGGTTGTCGTCACGATCGGATCGATTCCATTTTTGGGGTTGATCATTCCGAATATCGTATCGATCATGAAAGGCGATAACCTAAAAAACAGCCTTCCACATACAGCTTTATTCGGAGCGATCTTTTTATTAGTCTGTGATATATTGGGAAGGGTCATTATCTATCCGTATGAGGTGCCGATCGGGCTTATGGTGGGCATTATTGGTAGCGCCATATTTCTTTACCTTCTCTTAAGGAGAAACGCTCATGCAGGCTAG
- a CDS encoding organic hydroperoxide resistance protein translates to MADKVFATKATASGGRDGHVKSDNGVIDVDLKNPSGDEILSEVSNPEQLFASGYAACFDGALNLMASKNKEEIESETEAAVSLLKDPNDNGFQLGVQLNVSVKGVDQAKAEELVEKAHGFCPYSKATRGNIDVTLNVTAK, encoded by the coding sequence ATGGCAGATAAAGTTTTTGCAACAAAAGCAACAGCGAGCGGTGGAAGAGATGGACATGTTAAATCGGATAACGGTGTCATCGATGTTGATTTAAAGAATCCAAGCGGTGATGAAATACTATCGGAAGTTTCCAATCCTGAGCAATTGTTTGCTTCCGGTTATGCCGCGTGTTTTGATGGCGCGTTGAATTTAATGGCCAGTAAAAATAAAGAAGAGATTGAATCAGAAACAGAAGCAGCAGTGAGCTTGCTTAAAGATCCGAATGATAACGGTTTTCAGCTCGGGGTGCAATTGAATGTATCCGTGAAAGGTGTCGATCAAGCCAAAGCTGAAGAATTAGTTGAAAAAGCACATGGATTTTGCCCCTATTCGAAAGCAACAAGAGGAAATATAGATGTCACGCTTAATGTAACGGCAAAGTAA
- a CDS encoding FtsW/RodA/SpoVE family cell cycle protein, with product MKPYNNEKQYDINMMFVLFIFAVVSCFYVYLAQQQEQYDTNFVIMQIIFYIVAFLIAFVILHFDFEYYLNLHWIFYGFGLFMLAVLLLAPDSIAPETEGATRWFNVGPVNIQPSEFMKVFVIITLSSVIYRHNNMFTPKEFRSDIWLLAKMGAVILPPIILLFYQPDTGMIMMMVAIAIGLTLVSGISYKLLSVLYGIPALLFGAFIVAYFRFPEVVQRLLFDHMRDYQANRFHGWLQPLEYSDDGFQVAQAMTAIGSGGLTGSSEHNVYFPEAHTDLIFAVVGLETGFIGTAIVITLYFILFYQIMMTAIRSHHSFGTYICSGVIALFTYQVFQNIGMNIGLLPVTGFTLPLISYGGSSLLSSLLALGLVLGVRYHSKSYFFEED from the coding sequence GTGAAACCGTACAATAACGAAAAGCAATACGATATCAATATGATGTTTGTGCTGTTCATTTTTGCTGTTGTGAGTTGTTTTTATGTCTATTTGGCTCAACAGCAGGAGCAATATGATACAAATTTTGTCATTATGCAAATTATCTTTTATATTGTTGCATTCCTTATAGCATTTGTCATTTTACACTTTGATTTTGAGTATTATTTGAATTTGCATTGGATTTTTTATGGTTTTGGGTTATTTATGCTAGCCGTGCTGTTGCTAGCGCCTGATAGTATAGCTCCGGAAACAGAAGGGGCTACAAGATGGTTTAACGTAGGCCCGGTTAACATTCAACCGTCGGAGTTTATGAAAGTGTTTGTCATTATCACCCTTAGTTCGGTTATTTATCGGCATAACAATATGTTCACGCCTAAAGAGTTCCGATCGGATATATGGTTGCTTGCGAAAATGGGAGCTGTTATTCTGCCGCCGATTATTTTATTATTTTATCAACCGGACACGGGGATGATCATGATGATGGTCGCAATCGCCATCGGGTTAACCCTCGTTTCCGGGATTTCGTACAAGTTGCTTTCCGTTTTGTATGGGATTCCCGCGCTTTTATTTGGAGCGTTTATTGTTGCATATTTTCGTTTTCCGGAGGTTGTGCAACGGCTATTGTTTGACCATATGAGGGATTATCAAGCCAATCGTTTTCACGGGTGGCTGCAGCCGCTGGAATATTCGGATGATGGTTTCCAAGTAGCACAAGCGATGACCGCGATCGGATCGGGCGGTTTGACCGGAAGTTCTGAGCATAATGTCTATTTTCCCGAGGCTCATACCGATTTAATCTTTGCCGTTGTCGGGCTGGAGACGGGCTTTATCGGAACCGCGATTGTGATCACCCTTTATTTTATTTTGTTCTATCAAATTATGATGACAGCCATCCGTAGCCATCATAGTTTTGGTACGTATATATGTTCCGGAGTTATTGCCCTTTTTACGTACCAAGTATTCCAAAACATTGGCATGAACATTGGCCTGTTGCCGGTGACCGGATTTACGTTGCCACTTATAAGTTACGGAGGAAGCTCGCTGTTAAGTTCATTGCTTGCGCTCGGCCTTGTTCTTGGCGTTCGGTATCACTCGAAATCGTATTTCTTTGAGGAAGACTGA
- a CDS encoding chemotaxis protein CheW, protein MITDTAQWKIVIFELQGEEYGIEVSRVQSIERMLPLTRVPGAPRPDIAGVMNLRGKITPVIDLRLCLGVEAPPYDRQTRILVVVGNDGVIGLIVDRANDLVDITEREIEEIPTAHEDETYGFFQGVVKKDDRMITLLETDQVLQR, encoded by the coding sequence GTGATAACAGATACTGCTCAATGGAAAATCGTTATCTTTGAATTGCAAGGGGAAGAATATGGAATAGAGGTCAGTCGTGTGCAGTCGATTGAACGCATGCTTCCTCTTACCCGTGTCCCCGGGGCACCCCGCCCTGATATTGCAGGGGTGATGAATTTGCGGGGGAAGATTACGCCTGTCATCGACCTCAGGCTTTGTTTAGGAGTTGAGGCTCCCCCATATGATAGACAGACGCGTATATTGGTGGTTGTCGGAAATGATGGCGTGATCGGTCTCATCGTTGATCGCGCAAATGATCTTGTGGACATTACTGAAAGGGAGATAGAGGAGATCCCTACTGCACATGAAGATGAAACCTACGGTTTTTTTCAAGGGGTCGTAAAAAAAGACGATCGGATGATCACGTTGTTGGAGACGGATCAAGTGCTTCAACGATAG
- a CDS encoding chemotaxis protein CheA, which translates to MAQSNYLQVFIDEGREHVQNMNNHLLELEKNPTTIPIIEEVFRSAHTLKGMAAAMEFQDLATLTHAMENVLDVLRNETVRATSKMFDHVFDAVDVVEEMIDDIAEGGNGSKDIDPYLVQLKTLTSVGEEETAVTNGETQSFSYDEFEQTVLDQSVEQGYIPYEITITLDEATLLKAARVHMAFNVLGDHGEVIKASPPVEDLEEENFEHTFTIAFISKSRIEELEETLYNVSEIASVHIEAITDRHIHRKGTPQQEEVNDTESFTGKKETKRTIKVNVERLDMLMNLFEEWIVDRGRLQRTAHELQNQALTETVERMSRISTDLQAVILNMRMMPVENVFNRFPRMVRKVSKDLGKKIKLEIEGEKTELDRSIIDEIGDPLVHLLRNSIDHGIELPGDRMAIGKNDEGTVRLSAYHSGNHVYIQVSDDGAGIDKEKLVKKAMNQRIIAEEEAKTLTDAEKYQLLFSSGFSTAEEITDVSGRGVGLDVVRRTFESLGGVVSVNSEPGKGSVFSIQLPLTLSIIEVLLVQLENETYGIPISAITETAIISETDIHKTHNQEVIEFRGNVIPLLFLHDVLQGKNVRNSQSEPFHSVIVVQKGDRYAGLVVDGFIGHHEVVLKSLGYFLQDVFAISGATVIGDGEVALIIDTNALVK; encoded by the coding sequence ATGGCACAATCGAATTATTTACAAGTGTTTATCGATGAAGGTCGTGAACATGTTCAAAATATGAACAACCATTTATTGGAGTTGGAAAAAAATCCGACCACCATCCCTATCATTGAAGAAGTTTTTCGTTCTGCCCATACGTTAAAAGGGATGGCCGCGGCAATGGAGTTTCAGGATCTTGCCACGCTCACCCACGCGATGGAAAATGTATTGGATGTCCTTCGAAATGAAACGGTGAGGGCAACGTCGAAAATGTTTGATCATGTCTTTGATGCCGTTGATGTTGTCGAGGAAATGATTGACGATATTGCCGAAGGCGGAAATGGCAGCAAAGACATTGACCCTTATCTTGTTCAACTAAAAACGCTGACGTCCGTGGGCGAGGAAGAAACAGCAGTGACGAACGGGGAAACGCAATCGTTCTCCTACGATGAATTCGAGCAGACTGTGTTGGATCAATCGGTAGAGCAAGGGTATATCCCGTATGAGATTACGATTACGTTGGACGAAGCCACCCTTCTTAAAGCGGCACGGGTACATATGGCATTCAATGTGTTGGGGGATCATGGAGAGGTTATTAAAGCCAGCCCGCCCGTGGAGGACTTGGAAGAAGAAAACTTTGAACATACGTTTACGATTGCTTTTATATCGAAAAGCAGGATAGAAGAGCTGGAAGAAACTCTATACAATGTGTCGGAAATCGCCTCCGTGCATATCGAAGCGATAACAGATAGGCATATTCATCGAAAGGGAACGCCTCAACAGGAAGAGGTGAACGATACTGAGAGCTTCACGGGAAAAAAAGAAACGAAGCGAACGATAAAGGTGAATGTGGAACGTTTGGATATGCTGATGAATTTATTTGAGGAATGGATCGTGGATCGCGGACGTTTGCAAAGGACCGCGCACGAGTTGCAAAACCAAGCGCTAACGGAAACAGTAGAACGAATGAGCCGAATATCTACCGATTTGCAAGCGGTTATTTTGAATATGCGCATGATGCCTGTCGAAAATGTTTTTAATCGTTTTCCGCGCATGGTCCGTAAGGTGTCCAAAGATCTTGGAAAAAAAATAAAGCTGGAAATCGAAGGGGAGAAAACAGAACTGGACCGTTCCATCATCGATGAAATCGGGGACCCGCTCGTTCACTTGCTGAGAAATTCGATCGATCACGGGATTGAATTGCCTGGGGATCGAATGGCAATCGGAAAAAATGATGAAGGAACTGTTCGCCTCAGCGCTTATCATAGTGGTAATCATGTGTACATACAGGTTTCGGATGATGGCGCGGGTATTGACAAGGAAAAGCTCGTTAAAAAAGCAATGAACCAAAGGATTATCGCTGAAGAAGAAGCAAAAACGCTGACGGATGCCGAGAAGTATCAGCTATTGTTTTCATCGGGGTTCAGCACGGCGGAAGAAATTACGGACGTCTCGGGAAGAGGGGTTGGCCTTGATGTTGTCCGGCGAACGTTCGAATCGCTCGGTGGTGTCGTTTCCGTCAATTCCGAACCGGGAAAAGGGTCCGTTTTTTCCATTCAGTTGCCATTGACGCTTTCTATTATTGAAGTCTTGCTCGTGCAACTGGAAAATGAAACGTACGGGATACCGATCTCGGCAATTACAGAAACGGCTATCATTTCAGAGACGGACATCCACAAAACGCACAACCAGGAAGTTATTGAATTCAGGGGAAACGTCATTCCACTTCTCTTTTTGCACGACGTGTTACAGGGGAAAAATGTACGTAATTCGCAGTCCGAACCTTTCCATTCCGTTATCGTCGTGCAAAAGGGAGATCGATATGCGGGGCTCGTCGTGGACGGGTTTATCGGCCATCATGAAGTTGTTTTAAAATCGCTAGGATATTTTTTGCAAGATGTTTTTGCGATTTCAGGCGCGACGGTTATAGGAGACGGTGAGGTAGCGTTAATTATTGATACAAACGCGCTCGTAAAATAA
- a CDS encoding superoxide dismutase family protein — MKKNIYSFVFVGGLSILLLACSPEGSDEGTESLDTPDNGEAEDTNNEGTDEEAAEESDAVAELHDENEERVGTVSFNERDGDTRITAEAENLEPGFHGFHIHEEGICEPDAEEGPFDTAEGHYAPEDNEHGEHAGDLPPLYVKEDGTADMSIEVDRFTPDELVEEETAMIIHSDPDNFAHIPDRYTSEEQDESGPDEDTLDTGDAGDRVACAVIEAS, encoded by the coding sequence ATGAAGAAAAATATTTATTCATTTGTGTTCGTAGGCGGATTATCAATCCTGTTGCTTGCATGTTCGCCGGAAGGTTCGGACGAGGGCACTGAGTCATTGGATACTCCGGATAACGGCGAAGCTGAAGACACGAATAATGAGGGCACAGATGAAGAAGCAGCGGAGGAATCGGACGCGGTCGCCGAGTTGCATGATGAAAATGAGGAACGGGTTGGAACGGTGAGTTTTAACGAACGTGACGGCGACACACGTATCACAGCCGAAGCTGAGAATCTCGAACCTGGTTTTCATGGTTTTCATATTCATGAAGAGGGCATATGCGAACCTGATGCTGAAGAAGGTCCGTTTGATACAGCGGAAGGACATTATGCGCCGGAAGACAATGAACATGGGGAGCACGCCGGTGATTTACCGCCACTCTATGTTAAAGAAGACGGAACAGCTGATATGTCGATAGAAGTCGACCGTTTTACCCCCGATGAACTGGTTGAAGAGGAAACAGCCATGATTATTCATAGTGACCCGGATAATTTCGCTCATATCCCGGATCGCTACACATCCGAGGAACAAGACGAGTCCGGTCCGGATGAGGATACGCTTGACACCGGAGACGCAGGAGATCGCGTTGCCTGTGCAGTCATTGAAGCATCATAA
- the rpmA gene encoding 50S ribosomal protein L27: MLNMDLQFFAQKKGVGSTKNGRDSISKRLGAKRGDGQNVTGGSILVRQRGTKIHPGENVGKGGDDTLFAKIDGVVKFERVDKKRKRVSVYTKEA; this comes from the coding sequence ATGCTTAACATGGACTTGCAATTTTTCGCTCAGAAAAAAGGGGTTGGAAGTACGAAAAACGGTCGTGACTCGATCTCGAAACGTCTCGGCGCAAAACGCGGCGACGGCCAAAACGTGACCGGAGGTTCTATCCTCGTACGCCAGCGTGGCACAAAAATCCACCCCGGTGAAAACGTCGGCAAAGGTGGCGATGATACATTGTTCGCCAAAATTGACGGCGTTGTAAAATTTGAGCGTGTCGATAAAAAACGCAAACGAGTGAGCGTATACACAAAAGAAGCATAA
- a CDS encoding ribosomal-processing cysteine protease Prp, with protein MINMTIVRDAVDHTMQAFTLAGHADAADYGEDIVCAGVSAVAIGTVNAIEALCATPLDVDSEEDGGYLHGAVPDTWSGREFEGGQLLLEGMLVAINGIQESYGDFIEVTEKYKEV; from the coding sequence ATGATAAACATGACGATCGTACGCGATGCAGTCGATCATACGATGCAGGCATTCACGCTAGCCGGCCACGCCGATGCCGCTGATTACGGCGAGGACATCGTTTGTGCCGGCGTATCAGCGGTTGCGATTGGAACGGTCAACGCCATTGAAGCGCTGTGTGCAACGCCGCTTGATGTGGATAGCGAGGAAGATGGCGGTTACTTGCACGGGGCTGTTCCCGACACTTGGAGCGGCCGGGAATTTGAAGGCGGCCAACTCTTATTGGAAGGCATGCTTGTCGCCATCAATGGCATCCAAGAATCGTATGGAGATTTTATAGAAGTGACGGAAAAATATAAGGAGGTGTAG
- the rplU gene encoding 50S ribosomal protein L21: MYAIIETGGKQIKVEEGQSIFVEKLPAESGEEVTFDKVLFVGGDETKVGAPYVDGAKVAGKVEKNGKGKKIIVYKFKRRKGYRRKQGHRQPYTKVTIDSIQS; the protein is encoded by the coding sequence ATGTACGCGATTATTGAGACAGGTGGAAAACAAATCAAAGTCGAAGAAGGTCAATCCATTTTTGTGGAAAAATTGCCGGCAGAATCCGGTGAGGAAGTTACCTTCGATAAAGTGCTTTTTGTCGGCGGCGACGAGACAAAAGTAGGCGCACCATATGTGGATGGTGCAAAAGTCGCAGGGAAAGTCGAGAAGAACGGCAAAGGCAAAAAAATTATTGTATATAAATTTAAGCGTCGCAAAGGGTATCGTCGTAAACAAGGTCACCGTCAGCCTTATACAAAAGTCACCATCGACAGCATTCAATCCTAA
- a CDS encoding M50 family metallopeptidase: MINLLLLVRVHPLFWFVVALGIATGYFRELLMLFVIVCCHEFGHAVAAKYFGWRLRKIELLPFGGVAETEEYGNRPYREELIVILAGPFQHLILMALSWIAVGLFPFWTTGDHEVFLFHNSALLFFNLLPLWPLDGGKLLQLATSKFLPFREAQTWALRFSFGFLMIVVLITALSYPIHLQWWVILAFLSVCHYLEWRQQPYGYLRFLLERRLLESQNWGKNVTTHVSSEETVHVALRRLHKNKRTVYKIKETGHLLDEKDVLDHWFKTRKSHVSIGTLAHL, from the coding sequence TTGATTAATCTTTTGTTGCTCGTCCGTGTGCACCCCCTGTTTTGGTTTGTGGTCGCGCTGGGCATCGCCACCGGTTATTTTCGCGAGTTGCTGATGCTGTTTGTCATTGTCTGTTGTCACGAGTTTGGCCATGCTGTTGCCGCAAAATATTTCGGATGGCGTTTGCGAAAGATTGAATTGCTTCCATTCGGGGGTGTTGCAGAGACAGAGGAATATGGCAATCGCCCTTACCGGGAAGAACTCATCGTTATACTGGCCGGGCCGTTTCAACACCTTATTCTCATGGCCCTTTCCTGGATTGCTGTGGGCCTCTTCCCTTTTTGGACAACGGGCGATCATGAAGTCTTTCTTTTTCATAACAGCGCACTCTTATTTTTTAATTTATTGCCGCTCTGGCCTTTGGACGGTGGGAAACTTTTGCAACTGGCTACTAGTAAGTTTTTGCCGTTTCGGGAAGCGCAAACATGGGCGCTTCGTTTTTCCTTCGGTTTTCTTATGATTGTCGTTTTGATTACTGCCCTTTCGTATCCGATACATCTACAGTGGTGGGTGATTCTGGCATTTCTATCTGTATGCCATTACTTGGAATGGCGGCAACAACCTTACGGGTATTTGCGTTTTTTATTGGAAAGGCGTTTACTTGAAAGTCAAAATTGGGGAAAAAACGTCACCACCCACGTGTCTTCCGAAGAAACGGTTCACGTGGCGTTACGACGTCTGCATAAGAATAAGCGAACAGTCTACAAAATTAAAGAAACGGGCCATTTGCTCGATGAAAAAGACGTGCTCGATCATTGGTTCAAAACACGGAAAAGCCATGTTTCCATCGGCACGCTAGCGCACCTGTAA
- a CDS encoding M23 family metallopeptidase — MSRDIERVRKQLSKKRKHEPPGKKEPVPKNEKPYFGYYPSREEMNEHEPEFYLWRDRDGKQPSSPRKEKMKQRFFIQWLGALACFLLTAMIVQTNIPLSGDTRQTALNLYENEFQFAAVSNWYEEQFGRPLALFPEDQLDESELVDSDGYALPAAGAGIAESFSENGRAVVLETMEDEEVIATREGVVIQSGADEDWGQVVVVQHDDGTEAWYGTLDSIDVGLYDHVEAGDLLGDVMSDEDGDGGRFTFALREDDEYIDPNEVMTFD; from the coding sequence ATGAGCCGGGATATTGAACGTGTGCGCAAACAATTATCCAAGAAGCGAAAGCATGAACCGCCGGGCAAAAAAGAGCCGGTACCGAAAAATGAAAAGCCCTATTTTGGATACTATCCAAGCCGTGAAGAAATGAATGAACACGAACCAGAATTTTATCTATGGAGAGACCGTGACGGCAAACAACCATCAAGTCCTCGCAAAGAAAAAATGAAACAACGTTTTTTTATTCAATGGTTGGGAGCACTAGCTTGTTTTCTATTAACGGCGATGATTGTGCAAACAAACATTCCATTGTCGGGAGATACGAGGCAAACAGCTTTGAACTTGTATGAAAATGAATTTCAATTTGCCGCCGTATCAAATTGGTATGAAGAACAATTTGGGCGTCCGCTTGCCCTTTTCCCGGAAGATCAACTTGATGAATCTGAACTTGTTGACTCCGATGGATACGCGTTACCGGCTGCGGGAGCAGGCATTGCTGAAAGTTTTTCGGAAAATGGCCGCGCGGTCGTCCTTGAAACGATGGAAGATGAGGAGGTTATTGCTACTCGTGAAGGGGTTGTCATACAGTCAGGTGCCGATGAAGATTGGGGACAAGTCGTCGTTGTCCAACATGATGACGGAACGGAAGCCTGGTATGGCACGCTTGATTCCATCGATGTTGGTTTATATGACCATGTGGAAGCCGGTGATTTATTGGGAGATGTCATGAGCGATGAGGATGGGGACGGGGGTCGCTTTACATTTGCGCTTCGGGAAGATGATGAATATATTGATCCTAACGAAGTGATGACATTTGATTAA
- the minD gene encoding septum site-determining protein MinD, which produces MGEAIVITSGKGGVGKTTTSANIGTALALQGKQVCLLDTDIGLRNLDVVMGLENRIIYDLVDVLEERCKVQQALIRDKRFDCLHLLPAAQTKEKSAVMPEQMEEIINELKPNYDYLIIDSPAGIEHGFRIAVAGADQAIVVTTPDTSAVRDADRIIGLLEQEDIPSPKLIVNRVRTNASKDEAEDMLDVDDVAATLAIDLLGIVFDDENVLRAANKGEPVATTPNTSASLAYRNIARRILGESVPLLSIEPKKGFLAKVKKIFGIEA; this is translated from the coding sequence GTGGGAGAGGCTATCGTCATCACATCAGGAAAAGGCGGCGTCGGAAAAACGACGACATCGGCGAATATAGGGACGGCTTTGGCATTGCAAGGAAAACAAGTTTGCCTGCTTGATACCGATATTGGGCTGCGAAACCTTGATGTTGTTATGGGGCTGGAAAATCGAATCATTTATGATTTGGTAGATGTTTTGGAAGAACGCTGTAAAGTCCAACAAGCGTTAATCCGGGATAAGCGTTTCGATTGTCTGCACTTGCTCCCCGCGGCGCAAACCAAAGAAAAATCAGCAGTCATGCCGGAACAAATGGAAGAAATTATTAATGAATTGAAGCCAAATTACGATTACTTGATTATCGACTCTCCGGCCGGCATTGAGCATGGATTTCGCATTGCAGTCGCCGGTGCCGACCAAGCAATCGTCGTTACTACTCCTGATACATCTGCTGTCCGCGATGCCGATCGCATTATCGGTTTGTTGGAACAAGAGGATATCCCTTCGCCGAAACTGATTGTAAACCGTGTTCGTACAAATGCATCGAAAGATGAAGCTGAAGATATGTTGGATGTGGACGATGTCGCGGCGACGTTGGCCATTGACCTTCTTGGCATTGTCTTTGATGATGAAAATGTTTTGCGTGCCGCCAATAAAGGTGAACCCGTGGCGACAACACCGAATACATCCGCCTCACTCGCGTATCGAAATATTGCCAGACGCATCCTCGGGGAATCCGTCCCTCTCCTTTCCATTGAACCAAAAAAAGGATTTCTTGCGAAGGTAAAAAAAATATTCGGGATTGAAGCATGA